A single window of Archangium gephyra DNA harbors:
- a CDS encoding class I SAM-dependent methyltransferase produces MSVSPLLSGHDVTAVANWLQQGTLKLVNLARTQGLPTALLQATSAIAWHVVPSRRAFARNLVRESALAREFDQTHGVETAGEAPLTEVGVPLEKAGRGNGLYRGIWPRMFHAALRESRLPLERFTFVDYGSGKGKALMLASAYPFRRIVGVEFAPGLHEVAVKNLSGYRSPEQQCFTLETECADALDWEPPAEPLLCFFFNPFDDPTMERVITRVARSWRHAPRDIYLLYVNVRDVSEQARVFERHSALTLVGRSRHSLLTKVTAGR; encoded by the coding sequence ATGAGCGTGTCCCCCCTCCTCTCCGGCCATGACGTCACCGCCGTGGCCAACTGGCTCCAGCAGGGCACCCTGAAGCTCGTGAACCTGGCCAGGACGCAGGGACTGCCGACCGCACTCCTGCAGGCGACGAGCGCCATCGCCTGGCACGTCGTGCCGTCGCGTCGTGCCTTCGCGCGCAACCTCGTGCGGGAGAGCGCGCTCGCTCGGGAGTTTGATCAGACCCACGGAGTCGAGACCGCGGGCGAGGCACCTCTGACGGAAGTCGGCGTGCCTCTCGAGAAGGCCGGGCGAGGCAATGGCCTGTACCGGGGTATCTGGCCCCGCATGTTCCACGCGGCGCTGCGCGAGAGCCGCCTACCTCTCGAGCGATTCACCTTCGTGGACTACGGCTCAGGCAAGGGAAAGGCCCTCATGCTGGCCTCCGCGTATCCCTTCCGGCGCATCGTCGGCGTGGAGTTCGCGCCGGGGTTGCACGAGGTGGCCGTCAAGAATCTCAGCGGATACCGGAGCCCTGAACAGCAGTGCTTCACGCTGGAGACGGAGTGCGCGGACGCACTCGACTGGGAGCCACCGGCCGAGCCGCTGCTGTGCTTCTTCTTCAATCCCTTCGATGATCCGACGATGGAGCGCGTCATCACCCGGGTGGCGCGGTCATGGAGGCACGCGCCGCGCGACATCTACCTGCTGTACGTCAACGTCCGTGACGTGAGCGAGCAGGCGCGCGTCTTCGAACGGCACAGCGCGCTGACGCTCGTGGGCCGCAGCCGCCATTCCCTGCTCACGAAGGTGACGGCGGGCCGCTGA